The window ATGTCCGCTACCTGGAGGACTGCGTCGCCAAGTTAAAGGCCCAGCAAGAACAGAACCAGCAGAACCAGCCAGAGGCTTCACACAGCCCCCTGCCTCCCATTCGAGAATTCCATCCCACTTTCCGGGAAGACCTATCTGCGGATGTCGAAATGACTGATTCAGAGGCTCAATCTCCCATCTTTGCTCCCCAGCGACCTTCAGTCTCTCCTGCGCTCTACGCTCAAGActctcgccatcgccagcacTCATACTCGTCGGTTTCCACCGACCAGAGACATTACAGCTACAGCGGGTCAACCACAACATCTCCTGCCTTTGGGCCTCAGACCTTtgtcaacaacaacaacaacaacaacagcaacagccttgCTTCTTACACGCACAGTAGCACTTCTGCTTCTGGATCAACGTTGACAAGCCCTGCATTGTTGCCGCAGAGCGATCTCGACCAAGAGGCGACTGCGGCGCTGTTGATGCTTAATAGCGACAGACGGGGAACGGCGAATAACAACAACGGACGAGCACTGTCTGTGCGAGATTTGCTAAGCTCATAGTTCTCGTTGTCGTCCCTCTGCTGTAATGGAATGATGCAATgaccttttttctcttacttctttgctcctcttctctctctctctctctctctctctctctccttatAAGATATCAATCTTTATGGTCTTGATAAATTCGATCAGAAGCAGACCCGTGGACCGggaaaatacaaaaagaCGAAGTCCGTAATGGGTAATGGATTTgtggagtttttttttttttttttttttttttttttttgttttttttggGAGGCTAGGATCCAGGCGAGCGGTGCGATTCAGAGGGATATCATCATCAGTTATTCAATCTTTGATTTattgattttatttatacatgGCTCGGTATACGAGAATAACAAATGTGCGACGGGAACAGAAACGCACTGGATTTCGGCTCTGGGAGGGAAGATACCACTGAGGAAAGACGATGGTCTGTGGCGCATGATTGCTATAATACCCGCTGGCTGTTGCAATCTATAGggtatattgctattttaattctCAAGCAAATTCAACCAAAAGTTATTACAATTCAATGATGATTCTTTGAAATCTAACGCCTCTGAAAATCTTGTGTATGTACTATCCCCTTATGTTTTACCCTATTAGTTTCAAAATTATTGGCccccatctctttttttggcatgCCTTTTACGCTTTTAACCTCTCGCTTCCGGCAATATCATCATTTGCATCCTTGACCAGGAAACTATTAGGCAAGTTTTGTTAGCAATATATTTTGTAATTCATGAAAAAAGAGTGCACAAGTCGAGTCACCGTCTCATGCACGGGCTATGTAGCCCAAACTTACTTATACCATAGGACAGTCGGCCCAATCGTCATTAGGTGCCACAAGCTGTGAGCATCGATGCAGCCCAGCCAGGGCGGGAAATCAAACAATTCCATGCTCATGGAGAACATGACCCATGCCACTGCGATGCTGGGCCACATGGCCCACGTGCGGCCCAGCTTGCGGTAGCGGTGGAAACTGAACCAGCTCCAGAGGGCGTTGTGGATgatgccgacgacgacgttGGCGGCCATGTTGTAAGTATAGTCCCAGCTGAAGAGTTTTAGGTATCCGATGTGGCAGGCATACAGCACAACGCAGAGCAGCGTCCACACCCGCAGCACCGAGCGCCGGCGCGGCGTCTTGCGGTCGAGCCGGAAGATGCGCACGACGGTGTAGTACGTCCCGTACAGGACGCTGGCGCCGGCGGCGAAGTAGTCGAGCTGCTCGGTGGCAGCAAAGTCACGGGTATGGAAGATGGAGCTGAAGATCCAGGCGGCGAGGCCAAAATAGGAGAAGACCTCGTAGTAGGGGCGGAGGGAGTAGTGGGCTGGGATTTGGTCGCGGATCTTCTTAAGCCCTTGCCAGTGCGCCCAGAAATTgccgatggagaagagcacGGAGAAGGGCTCCTGCACGCCGAGGAAGCGGTAGAAGGGCCATTTGCCGTGGAACTGGACGACGTTGAGGCCGGAGGCGACGCGGGAGGCGGTGATGATGTGTTGGCAGGTGTAGTCGCATTCGGCGGGACAGTcccagaggaggaggcggcgggaGAGGGCTATTGGTCGATTGTTAGCTGGTGATTTGACTTTTCGTTTCGGTTTTTCAATTTTCGTTGTTGGGTGAATATCGAGCTCGACAGTGGGGGGGAGAGTTACGAATTGGGGTTTCAGTTTTGCCAGGGCCGCAGTTTTCGACCTTGCAGACCTGTTATTCAGAGACTGGTTAGTAAAGCCTCTAGGTAATTGCGCAGGAAAATCAATCAAGAGAATGTAGACACACGTCAAGACATCGTTTGAAGTCCTCCAGCTGGTCACCGACAGAAGCAAGGCTGACTCCCGCAAAGAATGCCACGAGCAGCAAGATCATGGAGATGGCGCGAGAGCTTGGTCTCCCGCCTCGTAGAGCCGCCATGACGCCAGCATTGACGGATTGAAACAATatctaaaagaaagaagaaagaaatagtaaagaaattataaaaaggttatagagaaaaaaaaatgaaaagggTGCGCAGAGTgcgccaagaaggaggggaCGTGGATCAAAAAAAGGCCACGGTATAATTAGTGGAGGTTGAATCCAGCATACGgggagatgctgctgagaCCTGGAGGTTTGTAGGGAAATTCACATTGAACGCGGCGTTTGGGGCGGCCAATTTGGGTGCGGGTACTCGGAGGCGCTCGGAGCGGGAGAGGATCTCAAAGTATAGGTACGTACACATGGgtatactataaaggcttataCAGGCAAGTACAAGAATGTGAATCTCCCTCGATTCGGCCTGGAAATTCTCCAGCCAAGATGCAAAAATACGAGACTCTCTGATTGCGTGTTGTTGATATCCGTTAGTGTCTGCTGGCGAGTTTAGTATTCTTCTGCATCAGATGCTAACAGatactaatactacctaTAGCAGTCATGGTAGCATGAGCAGCTCATGCTAAGCTGCCATTTAGGCTCGAGAACCAAATGCGGTGGTTCAAGATTGGATAGCGCGTACCGGTACATGTTAGCTCCACGTCACATGCGGTATCGCCACAACCGCACACATAATCTAGACAGACAGGCCAGAATCCCGTCTTGCAGCTTCATCACCACCGCCCAATAAATTCATTTTCATTGTTGCAAAACCGGGCCCTGCATCGCCATGAACCAGTGCCCTTTTAACTTGTCGCACCTAAAAGCCACCCTTGCAGACTAGCGCTGGTGCCATCGCCGGCGCCGTGCCTGGAAGCGCACGTTGCCCACAGCAACCGGGCAGGCTCTGATTGGCCAGCTTTGTTTCGCAAACATCACCCAGGCAAAAATAATCTTTTGGCTCCAGTTAGCTCTCTccgctctcttcatccttgAACATGCACCCCTACGCAACAGAGCCTGTAGTTTCTTGATTGCTTTTGTCCTCCGGACCATGAGGAAGCGGCACgcataaagtatttttattttaatttgcCAACAGCCCACTGTGAATTGCTCGCcgattacttttttttttttttctttttgtatcTCCGCTTGACCGCCAGCACCAATATACCCATAACATGGCGACGGCTGCATCGCCGACCCCAATGGCCGCCGGCCCTGTGCGGAGGGTCTCGCAGCGGCAACAGGCTCTACGCCAGCCTCCTCTACGATCATCTTTGGCTAGGAGCGAGAGCCAGCAGGCTCAAGCGATGCAATCCCGAACCAACGCCAACCAGTACGACGACGACAGCTCTGAAGATGAGATTCCTGTGCCTATGAAGCTGAGCGCTCTCACCAAAGCGCTTCTGAATGATGGCCGGCCTGAGTCTGCCGCCCAGCCTATGGAGAATCCACCTTCACCACCACGGACTCGAAGACGGACCAGCCAATTGAATGCGTCAATATCATCCATGTCTGAGCGTGGGAGACATCGAGCCTCTCTCAGTGGGCAAGCTCCCGAAGGCAAAACATCGAGGACCTCGAGTCCTGCTAGAGAGCATGGCACGAGCCCGgtacaaagaaaaagagtagTAAGGCTTAGCAACACGCCACAATCCCTGAGCCAGATCCAGCCTTCAAAACGACGGTCCAGCTCCTTCTCTCGATCAACACAGCGACACCAGCAAACTAGTCGGCCAGCGAGTAGGGATAAATCTGCCGAAGAGAAGTCAGAGCCGCCAGCGGACATCAACACACCTGCGAACGGGAATCGCATCGTGAGAATTTCTACAAACTCTTCTGGCAATCGTAGTAAACTGGGTTCAGCCGGGATATCATCAGGTCGATCATTTGATcgctctgctgctgataGGTCTGCTATAGAGGTGGATGATTACGAGCACTACGAGATTCCCGAGACTGTCGCACGTAACACGGCGGCACCGACAGCCTATAGTAGTGTCTCACGACATGCCTCAGCGAAAGGACGGCTAGATGATAATGGCAACCCGCAGAGCTCGATGCGTATCAAGCGTGCCGGCAAAATCCCCGGAACGTTTCTGAGCGGCCCCGCACGACGTGgaaggcggcggcagagCGATGAGGACGTTGAGGGTGAAGGAGAAATGGACCAGTACAATCCTCACCAGGAGCAAGACCAAGATCAAGACCACCCGATGGATGATGTGCCAGAAGTTCCTTACTACCCGGATGGTATCCGGGATTTCAACTCTGGAAGCCCTGTTAGTGCAAGTGCTTCAGCTAGAGCGCTTCACAGGAGACATTACTCTAGCATGGAATCCCGTCCCGGATCTGGACGACCCTCACCGCGTGGGACTGACCCTGAAGCAGAGCCGCAGCGATATGCACCactagagagagaaagagaggaggcagaagaggaggaaatacCTTACAAGAAATCAGTGCTGTATCATGATATACCCGCGAATATACCCTCGGCAAGCGAGAAGGAAAACGAAGTCCGCTCCGCTTACAAGCGCCCGAAATCTTCCTTTGACGATGCGATGGACAAGGCTCCAGCACGACCGCTGAGCACCGATCATATCTTCGCTAGGCCAGCTTCGCCAGAACGGAAACCACTGGCGCCAGTCGCAAACAATACTCCCCAACGGcctgcccctccccctccccctaaGATGTCTGTCATGGAGGCGGCTACTTCAACTactggtgcagcagcagcagcatctactTCAACCAAACAGCGGAGAAACGTGCTACGAGTAAATGGAAAAACTTACACAAGACTAGACTGCCTCGGCCGTGGCGGCAGCGCCAAGGTGTATCGAGTAACTGCAGAGAACGGGCAAATGTTTGCTCTGAAGCGTGTGGCCTTGGAAAATGCCGATGAAATGACTATCAAGGGGTACAAGGGCGAAATTGATCTCCTCGGGAGACTCGAAGGAGTTGATCGGGTTATCAACCTCTTCGCCTACGAGATGAACATGGAGAAGCAGGTGCTCAGTTTGGTGAGTAATCATTTTCTGTAATTGTTATGCTGTGACACATATCTGGATCCACTAACCCGTTGGCAATGATTGTAGGTTATGGAAATGG is drawn from Trichoderma asperellum chromosome 4, complete sequence and contains these coding sequences:
- a CDS encoding uncharacterized protein (SECRETED:SignalP(1-30)~EggNog:ENOG41~TransMembrane:7 (n17-25c30/31o103-124i145-164o176-195i207-225o237-254i266-286o298-317i)); protein product: MAALRGGRPSSRAISMILLLVAFFAGVSLASVGDQLEDFKRCLDVCKVENCGPGKTETPIPLSRRLLLWDCPAECDYTCQHIITASRVASGLNVVQFHGKWPFYRFLGVQEPFSVLFSIGNFWAHWQGLKKIRDQIPAHYSLRPYYEVFSYFGLAAWIFSSIFHTRDFAATEQLDYFAAGASVLYGTYYTVVRIFRLDRKTPRRRSVLRVWTLLCVVLYACHIGYLKLFSWDYTYNMAANVVVGIIHNALWSWFSFHRYRKLGRTWAMWPSIAVAWVMFSMSMELFDFPPWLGCIDAHSLWHLMTIGPTVLWYNFLVKDANDDIAGSERLKA
- a CDS encoding uncharacterized protein (BUSCO:EOG092D0JYR), translated to MATAASPTPMAAGPVRRVSQRQQALRQPPLRSSLARSESQQAQAMQSRTNANQYDDDSSEDEIPVPMKLSALTKALLNDGRPESAAQPMENPPSPPRTRRRTSQLNASISSMSERGRHRASLSGQAPEGKTSRTSSPAREHGTSPVQRKRVVRLSNTPQSLSQIQPSKRRSSSFSRSTQRHQQTSRPASRDKSAEEKSEPPADINTPANGNRIVRISTNSSGNRSKLGSAGISSGRSFDRSAADRSAIEVDDYEHYEIPETVARNTAAPTAYSSVSRHASAKGRLDDNGNPQSSMRIKRAGKIPGTFLSGPARRGRRRQSDEDVEGEGEMDQYNPHQEQDQDQDHPMDDVPEVPYYPDGIRDFNSGSPVSASASARALHRRHYSSMESRPGSGRPSPRGTDPEAEPQRYAPLEREREEAEEEEIPYKKSVLYHDIPANIPSASEKENEVRSAYKRPKSSFDDAMDKAPARPLSTDHIFARPASPERKPLAPVANNTPQRPAPPPPPKMSVMEAATSTTGAAAAASTSTKQRRNVLRVNGKTYTRLDCLGRGGSAKVYRVTAENGQMFALKRVALENADEMTIKGYKGEIDLLGRLEGVDRVINLFAYEMNMEKQVLSLVMEMGERDLNALLASRQNPEASRFDPVFVRFYWKEMLECLHAVHQYDIVHSDLKPANFVLVKGRLKLIDFGIANAIQTDETVNVHRETQIGTPNYMSPESLLDSNNPRGGRFPGRPKLMKLGKPSDVWSLGCILYQMVYGLPPFGHIANQMARCQAIINWDHHIEFPSRGMGGAPVPPSLIRTLKRCLNRDQHMRPTCEELLHETDPFLYPAEVSDKALPIDEELLGRIIQSVVSRCRERMPTESEGASVWPQAYWSSLRKAVGNRPH